The genomic DNA GCTGTTGCTCACGTATTGCTTCCTTGCACTTGGCACCGGGTCCCTTCGCTCAGATCCCGGCCGGAATGTTCAGCGGGTCGCGCTTGATCATCTTGGGCGCGCTCAGCTCCTTCCACTTGCTCAACGCAACGTTGGCAGACGGGAACGCTGGCCGCGGGATGAATTTGCCCCGGCCGGGGGACGGTTGGCTGTTTTGCCCCCAGGCCCAGATGACCTCGCCACGGCTCAGCGTGAACCGGCTTTGGGCTTTCACCTCGAACCCTTCAAAAACATTGTAATCCAGAACCGAATGGTGGTTCGAGGCCGATATTGTCTTTGTGATCTTGGGGTCCCACACCACGATATCGGCGTCCGCCCCTTCGACAATCGCCCCTTTGCGCGGGTAGATATTGAGAATTTTCGCCACATTTGTCGACGTCGCCGCCACGAATTCGTTGGGCGTAAGGCGACCCGTTTCAACGCCCTCCGTCCAGAGAACCGACAAACGCTCCTCGAGCCCGTTTGACCCGTTGGGAATGATGCGGAAATCATCGCGTCCGGCGCGTTTCTGTTCGGTGCTGAAAGCGGCGTGATCAGTCGCGACAACCTGCAGGCTTCCGGCCTGCAATCCCGCCCAAAGACTGTCTTGATGATCCTTGCTGCGGAAAGGTGGCGACATGACCCGGCGTGCCGCGTGATCCCAATCCTTGTTGAAGTACTCACTCTCGTCGAGCGTCAGGAACTGGATCAACGGCTCTCCATAGACCCGCATCCCTTTCTGGCGCGCACGGCGGATCGCCTCGTGGGTCTGCTCACAACTCACATGCACGATATACAGCGGCACGCCCGCGGTATCGGCAATTGTAATGGCGCGGTTTGCCGCTTCTCCCTCAAGTTCGGGCGGACGGGAGTATGCGTGCCCTTCGGGGCCGGAGATCCCCTGATCAAAGTACTTTTGCTGTAGCTCGGCAACCAGATCGCCGTTCTCGGCATGTACCATCGGCAACGCACCCAATTCGGCACACCGTTTGAAAGAGGCAAACATTTCGTCATCCTCGATCATCAACGCACCCTTGTAAGCCATGAAGTGCTTGAAGGAGTTGACGCCCATGTCCACGGCGTCCTTCATTTCATTGAATACACCCTCGTTCCAGCCGGTGATCGCCATGTGGTAACCCACATCCGAGCAGATTTGCGGCGCGCTTTTGCGATGCCACTCGTTGATCGCGTTCTTGATCGACCCATCCGCGCCCGGCAGACAGAAATCGACAATCATGGTGGTTCCGCCACAGGCGGCAGCCCATGTGCCGCTCTCGAATGTTTCGGCCGCTGTTGTCCCCATGAAAGGCATCTCGAGATGGGTATGCGGATCAATCCCGCCGGGAATCACATAGGCTCCTTCCGCATCGATGTAGTCGTCGCCTCTCAGATCTTCGCCAATGCGAACGATCTTCTCTCCCTCGATCAGCACATCCGCCTTCCACGTGCGGTCCGCAGTGCAAACCGTTCCGCCTTTGATAACCTTACTCATCTCATCCCTCCGCGTTGCGGCTTTGATGAAGCCTGCATCTCATTTGGCCCTAAATACTCCGGGGTCCGGGGCTGGCCCCGGTCCGACCCGGCACTCAAATCAACCCACGACCTGCGCCGTCTCCACCACAGCATGCATCAACACGTCAGCACCCGCCATGGCCCATTCCTTGGTGATCTCTTCTGCCTCATTATGGCTCAGCCCGTCCACGCACGGACACATCACCATCGCCGTGGGGGCCACACGGTTGATCCAGCAGGCATCGTGCCCGGCGCCGGAAATCAGGTTCATATGTGAATACCCCAACCGCTCGGCCGCGGCGCGTACCGCTGTCACACATCCTTCGTCGAATGCCACGGGGTCGAACCCGCCCACCTTCTCGAACGCAATGTCGAGGCCCATATCGTCGGCGATTTTCTGACCCTCGACACGCAATCGGGCTTCCATGTCCTCGATCACGCTCAGTTCGGGCGACCGGAAATCAACGGTGAATACCACCTTGCCAGGAATCACATTACGTGAATTCGGGTAGACATCGATATGCCCCGCGGCCCCGACCGCATGAGGTTTATGAGACCACGCGATTTCGTCCACTTTTTCCAGTATCCGCGCCATGCCAAGCCCGGCATTCCGGCGCATCGGCATGGGTGTCGACCCCGTATGCGCATCCTTGCCGGTTACCGTCACTTGCGTCCAGGACAGCCCCTGACCGTGGGTCACCACACCAATATCCTTGCCCTCGGCCTCCAGGATCGGGCCCTGTTCGATGTGCAACTCGAAAAAAGCGTGCATTTTGCGGGCACCGACTTCTTCTTCCCCACGCCAGCCTATGCGCGAAAGCTCGTCGCCGAAAGTTTTGCCTGCCGCGTCTTCTCGCGCATAGGCCCAGTCCTGGCTGTGGACACCCGCAAAAACCCCGGATGAAAGCATCGCCGGCGCATACCGCGTACCTTCTTCATTGGTGAAATTCGTCACGACGACGGGGTGTTTGGTCTTGATGCCCAAATCATTCATTGTGCGCAGAATTTCCAGCCCCCCCAAAACGCCCAGCACGCCGTCGTATTTACCGCCCGTGGGCTGGGTATCGAGATGTGATCCGACATAAACCGGCAATGCGTCCGGGTCCGTTCCCTCGCGACGGGCAAACATGTTGCCCATCTGGTCGAGACCCATTGTGCATCCGGCCTCTTCGCACCACCGCTGGAAAAGGGCGCGTCCTTCCGCATCTTCATCGGTCAGGGTTTGACGATTGTTTCCGCCCGCAACGCCCGGCCCGATCTTGGCCATCTCCATCAAGCTGTCCCACAGTCTGTCGGGGTTGATCTTGAGGTTCTGTCCCGGTGCTGGCATCCGCTGGCTCCCTATCTCCGCGCAGGCCCGCGTGCGGACCAATATTTTTACCGTTTGGTAAATTCACGATTGCGGCTCGTTTGGTTTCTGTCAAGAACTGCTTTAAAAAGATATGCGCCGCCATGGGCACCCTGCCTTATTTGCGGGCATCTTCGCCAAAGGAAATTGACGTGGCCGACCAGAAACCCCGCAAGCCCAGCCGCATTCAGATGCGCAATCGCCGCTTGATCCTCGATGCCGCACTCGATGTCTTTTCCAAAGACGGGTTCGGCGGCGCGACGCTGGATGCGATTGCAAAGGGTGCGGGCTTGTCAAAACCCAATGTCCTTTACTACTTCGAAGGCAAATCGGAGATATACGTCACCCTGCTCAGCCAGCTTATGGAGACGTGGCTCGATCCGCTGATCGAATTGAATAAACGCGGCGATCCGGTCGAAGAGTTGCTGGATTACGTGCAGCGCAAGCTCGATATGTCCCGTGATATGCCGTCAGAAAGCAAGCTGTTTGCGGGTGAAATCATTCAGGGTGCCCCCCACATGGGGCCGCATCTGCGCGGTGAACTCAAACCGTTGTTCGATGAGAAATGCGCCGTTATCCTTACGTGGATCAAGGAGGGGCGTCTCGCGCCCGTAGATCCTGCGCATCTGATCTTTTCGATATGGTCGACCACCCAGCATTACGCCGACTTCGAAGCACAGATCGGGACGTTGCTTACGCCCGACAGCGCCATGCACGATGCCGCTGCTGCGCATCTCGAGCAGATGTTCCGCCAACTCCTGACGCCTACAAAGAGTTAACCAAGTCAGCAGTTGGTAGCACCTCTTAACCGGTCATTAGGACTCTGGCGATTAAGGTGATGTTCGGGTGGCGGGCTTTCTTTGGAAAGAGAAGGTGCGCAGATGCAAATGATACAGACCTCCACAACCTCACCGGCAATCGCCGTGCAGGCGCAGACGGCGACCATCAGGCAAACCGAACTTCCCCTTACAAAAAGCGTGCCCGCCTTGAACAACGCATCCGCGTCGCGGTCTGGCTACGGCACGAACGGCGGTGATGACAGCATGTCGCAGAAAGCCGCGGCAATCCGTTCGCGCATCGCCGATACGCTCGGGCAACCCAGTCTCGCCACGCCTGCATCGATCATCGGTGCCAAGGTGCACGAATCTGCCACGCCATCGCAGACCGAACTCAAACGCTTCGACCGCGATGTACCACCGGATCCGCTGCCTACGGCACCTATCCTGAAACACTTCGCCGAAATAAACCGCTAACGGCCTACTCCGCCGCTGTGGCCGAAGGGTTGTTCGGATGCGTTGTCCAGTCGCCAAACTCGGCCGGGACCACATTGCCGGTGCGGGCATCGACCTGTCCCGGTTGGACCCTCACCATGGTGATGCAATTGTCGACCGGACAGACCTCAACGCAAAGATTGCAGGCGACGCATTCATCGTCCTTAACGGTAAATGTGCGGTCTTCGGACATGGCAATCGCCTGATGTGACGTGTCTTCGCACGCAGCGTAACACCGACCACATTTAATGCAGTCGTCTTGGCTGATCGCGGCCTTCGTGACGTAATTCAGATTGAGATACTGCCAGTCGGTCACATTGGGCACGGCCATTCCGATGAAATCCGACGTGGAGGTGTACCCTTTGTCGTCCATCCATTCGCTGAGGCCGCTGATCATTTCCTGTACGACTTTGAAGCCGTACGTCATCGCGGCAGTGCAGACTTGGACGTTGCCACACCCGAGTGCCATGAACTCTGCGGCATCGCGCCATGTGGTGACGCCACCGATGCCTGAAATCGGCAATCCGTGCGTTTCGGGCGCGCGGGCAATCTCGGCCACCATATTCATCGCGATCGGTTTGACCGCCGGGCCGCAGTACCCGCCGTGGGTCCCCTTGCCGTCAATCGTCGGCTCCGGCGCCATATTGTCCAGATCCACGGATATGATGGAATTGATGGTATTGATCAGGCTGACCGCATCAGCACCCCCACGCTTGGCCGCCTCAGCCGGTTTGCGAATATCGGTGATGTTGGGGGTAAGTTTCACAATCACCGGCTTGGAGTAGTATTTTTTGCACCAGCGGGTCACCATCTCGATGTATTCCGGCACCTGACCCACAGCCGATCCCATTCCGCGCTCGGCCATGCCGTGCGGGCACCCGAAATTCAGCTCGATCCCGTCCGCTCCGGTGGCTTCGACCTTCGGCAGAATATCTTTCCACGCCTCCTCTTCACACGGCACCATGATCGACACAATCATCGCACGGTCAGGGTAATCCGCCTTGACCCTTTTGATTTCGTCAAGATTGGTCTGCAGGTCCCGGTCGGTAATCAATTCAATGTTGTTGAGCCCCAGAACCCGCCTGTCCGCACCGTGAATGACGCCGTATCGCGGCCCGTTGACGTTCACCACCGGAGGTCCCTCCGAACCCAGCGTTTTCCAGACGACACCGCCCCACCCCGCCTCAAACGCGCGGCGGACGTTATATTCCTTGTCCGTTGGCGGCGCCGAGGCCAGCCAGAACGGGTTTGGTGCAGAAATGCCCAAGAATTCGGTTGTCAGATCAGCCATGTCAGCTCTCCCTAATCGGTGGTGGCCGCCCTACGCGGTCTTTTGGTGGTTCGGGCAAAAATACGATGTTCTGCCCCCTACTGTCTTCTTGTCTATCGTGCCGTCACAAATGGTGCAGGCGTCGCCTGCTTCGCGGTGATGGATGAGCCACTCCTGCGGCAGCTTTTCGTAACTTGCGCCCGTGTCCACAACGGCCTGTAGCGTTTCCAGAACAGCCTTGTGCAGGTTACGCACACGGTCCGGCGAAAGGTCGACCGCCCGCGCATCCGGCGCGATGCCGCTGCGGTACAGCGCCTCGTCCGCCCAGAGATTGCCCACCCCCGCCAGTTTTTTCTGGCTGAGCAGCGCAGATTTTACGGCACCCTTCGTTGCGCCGACAGACTGCGAAAACGCATTATCCCCGATTGTCAGTGCATCAGGTCCGAGACCCTTTTCAGAGACGAAGTCATCCACATCTTCGATGAGTTCAATATGCCCGAACTTCCTCGGATCGCGAAAGTGCAACACGCTACCCCCCTCGAAGTGGACCGAGAAGCGGACGTAGTCAGGCAGATCCTGCGACGCATCAAGCACACGAATGGATCCGGCCATGCCCAGATGAATATGTAGCCAAGGCCCGTCTTTTGACCCCGCAAAAATGTATTTCCCATGCCTGTGCGTGCGGGTGAATTGCGTCCCGATCAGCCGCGCGCGGTCATCTTCATCGGGCAGGTCCATGTGGCTGACCTCCCCGAGAGTGATTTCCTCGATTGTGCGGTTCAGCGCGCCCCGCTCTATCCGTTGGCGCGCCGCTTCCGCTTCGGGAAGCTCAGGCATTGCCGGCGACCAGCGCCGCATGAATGTCCATGGCTGCATCGCGCCCTTCGGCAACAGCCGTCACCGTCAGGTCATCTCCCCCCGATGCGCAATCACCGCCTGCCCACACACCGTCAACGCTTGTACGGCCCCGTGCATCCACCCTGATCTTTCGGTGCTTGAGCGCGGGAAGATCATCGCCTTCCAGTGTCTGACCGATGGCCCGAAGCACCTGATCCGCTGCCAGACGCAATGTCTGGCCGGTTGGAGCCATATCTTCACCGACGTAGTCGAATTCGATCTCGCGCACTGCGCCATTGCCGTGAACGGCCTTCGGCTGTGCACGGGTTACAATCCGCACGCCCTTCGATGCCGCAAGATCTTGCTCGAACACGCTTGCGTTCATGCGGTCGCGGCCACGGCGATACACCAAGGTCACGTTCAACGCTCCCAGCAACTTGGACTGTACCGCTGCATCAATTGCCGTCATCCCGCCGCCGATCACCACGACATCGCGGCCCACCGGCACGGATTTCAGGTCATCTGCCTGACGCAGGTCGGAAATGAAATCCACCGCGTCGAGCACGCCGTCCTTGTCGGCACCTTCCACGCCCAAACCATTGACGCCGCCCAGCCCCATGCCAAGGAAAACGGCATCGTGATCCGCCTTCAACTGGTCCAAGGTGATATGCTCGCCCAGCGCCTTGCCTGTCTCGATGGTGATCCCGCCGATCTTGAGCAACCAGTCAACCTCGGCTTGGGCAAAATCATGCGGTGTCTTGTATGCCGCGATGCCGTACTCGTTCAGCCCACCGGCCTTCTGGCGCGCATCATAGACAACGACCGCATGGCCGTGCATCGCCAGCCGGTGCGCACAGGAAAGACCGGCAGGTCCCGCTCCGACAACAGCAACAGTCTTGCCCGTAGGAGCCGCCCGCGTGAAGGGATGTGTGCCCTCGGCTTGCAGATGGTCCGTGGCGTAGCGCTGCAACTGGCCGATCAAGACCGGCTTGCCCTCGGCCACCTCGCGGACACAGACTTCTTCACAAAGCTGCTCTGTTGGACAGACCCGCGCGCACATACCGCCCAGAATGTTTTGGCTCAGGATCGTCTTCGCCGCTGCGTCCGGTGTACCGGTAGCAATTTGCCGAATGAAAAGCGGGATATCGATGTCGGTGGGGCATGCGGTTATGCATGGTGCATCGTGGCAGAAGTAGCATCTATCGGCAGCGACGACTGCTTCGTGAGCGTCGAGCGGCGGATGCAGGTCGGAGAAATGATCTGCATAGCTTTGTGCGTCCAATCGTCCTGCCTGTACGCCCGGTTCAAATACCTTCTCAGCCATTCTTCATCCTCTGCCTAGCAAGTCTGGGTTGAGAAACGCTGGCACAGGATAATTTTTTTATCAACTGGTAAAATTTGGTGAGCCGGATTTTATCCGCTCGGACGCACAGGATTTGGGCATTTGCGGGCTCAGGTATCGCGGGCTGCGGCCACAAGCGCGAGGACCTTCGGGCCAAGTGCATCAACGATTAGTGCGACACCTTCTGCATTCGGGTGGATCCCGTCAGGCTGAAACCACGATCGCAATTGCGCAGGCGCATCAGTGCCCGCAACCGCAATCAGGCCCTCGAAGAAATTGCGCATCAAAAGCGTGCCGTACTGGGCTGCCAGATCGGGGTAGAGAGCATCGAAGCTAGTCTTGTAGCTTTCCCCGAAGTTTCCGGGCGCCTCCATCCCCACCAAAAGCACCTCGACATCGGCGGTCTGGGCAGCTTGCAGAATGCCGTCGACATTGGCGCGGGCTTGCTCCGGCGGCAGTCCGCGGAGCAGATCATTGCCGCCAAGCGCGACGATCATTGC from Sulfitobacter sp. S190 includes the following:
- a CDS encoding arylesterase, which gives rise to MRKVWGLIMLLMATPATAEEIVIAALGDSLTQGYGLPAEQGLVPQLQRWLDDRNAEVTLINAGVSGDTTAGGLARVGWTLTPQVDAMIVALGGNDLLRGLPPEQARANVDGILQAAQTADVEVLLVGMEAPGNFGESYKTSFDALYPDLAAQYGTLLMRNFFEGLIAVAGTDAPAQLRSWFQPDGIHPNAEGVALIVDALGPKVLALVAAARDT
- a CDS encoding Fpg/Nei family DNA glycosylase — translated: MPELPEAEAARQRIERGALNRTIEEITLGEVSHMDLPDEDDRARLIGTQFTRTHRHGKYIFAGSKDGPWLHIHLGMAGSIRVLDASQDLPDYVRFSVHFEGGSVLHFRDPRKFGHIELIEDVDDFVSEKGLGPDALTIGDNAFSQSVGATKGAVKSALLSQKKLAGVGNLWADEALYRSGIAPDARAVDLSPDRVRNLHKAVLETLQAVVDTGASYEKLPQEWLIHHREAGDACTICDGTIDKKTVGGRTSYFCPNHQKTA
- the preA gene encoding NAD-dependent dihydropyrimidine dehydrogenase subunit PreA is translated as MADLTTEFLGISAPNPFWLASAPPTDKEYNVRRAFEAGWGGVVWKTLGSEGPPVVNVNGPRYGVIHGADRRVLGLNNIELITDRDLQTNLDEIKRVKADYPDRAMIVSIMVPCEEEAWKDILPKVEATGADGIELNFGCPHGMAERGMGSAVGQVPEYIEMVTRWCKKYYSKPVIVKLTPNITDIRKPAEAAKRGGADAVSLINTINSIISVDLDNMAPEPTIDGKGTHGGYCGPAVKPIAMNMVAEIARAPETHGLPISGIGGVTTWRDAAEFMALGCGNVQVCTAAMTYGFKVVQEMISGLSEWMDDKGYTSTSDFIGMAVPNVTDWQYLNLNYVTKAAISQDDCIKCGRCYAACEDTSHQAIAMSEDRTFTVKDDECVACNLCVEVCPVDNCITMVRVQPGQVDARTGNVVPAEFGDWTTHPNNPSATAAE
- the hydA gene encoding dihydropyrimidinase, giving the protein MSKVIKGGTVCTADRTWKADVLIEGEKIVRIGEDLRGDDYIDAEGAYVIPGGIDPHTHLEMPFMGTTAAETFESGTWAAACGGTTMIVDFCLPGADGSIKNAINEWHRKSAPQICSDVGYHMAITGWNEGVFNEMKDAVDMGVNSFKHFMAYKGALMIEDDEMFASFKRCAELGALPMVHAENGDLVAELQQKYFDQGISGPEGHAYSRPPELEGEAANRAITIADTAGVPLYIVHVSCEQTHEAIRRARQKGMRVYGEPLIQFLTLDESEYFNKDWDHAARRVMSPPFRSKDHQDSLWAGLQAGSLQVVATDHAAFSTEQKRAGRDDFRIIPNGSNGLEERLSVLWTEGVETGRLTPNEFVAATSTNVAKILNIYPRKGAIVEGADADIVVWDPKITKTISASNHHSVLDYNVFEGFEVKAQSRFTLSRGEVIWAWGQNSQPSPGRGKFIPRPAFPSANVALSKWKELSAPKMIKRDPLNIPAGI
- a CDS encoding NAD(P)-dependent oxidoreductase; the encoded protein is MAEKVFEPGVQAGRLDAQSYADHFSDLHPPLDAHEAVVAADRCYFCHDAPCITACPTDIDIPLFIRQIATGTPDAAAKTILSQNILGGMCARVCPTEQLCEEVCVREVAEGKPVLIGQLQRYATDHLQAEGTHPFTRAAPTGKTVAVVGAGPAGLSCAHRLAMHGHAVVVYDARQKAGGLNEYGIAAYKTPHDFAQAEVDWLLKIGGITIETGKALGEHITLDQLKADHDAVFLGMGLGGVNGLGVEGADKDGVLDAVDFISDLRQADDLKSVPVGRDVVVIGGGMTAIDAAVQSKLLGALNVTLVYRRGRDRMNASVFEQDLAASKGVRIVTRAQPKAVHGNGAVREIEFDYVGEDMAPTGQTLRLAADQVLRAIGQTLEGDDLPALKHRKIRVDARGRTSVDGVWAGGDCASGGDDLTVTAVAEGRDAAMDIHAALVAGNA
- a CDS encoding TetR/AcrR family transcriptional regulator; this encodes MRNRRLILDAALDVFSKDGFGGATLDAIAKGAGLSKPNVLYYFEGKSEIYVTLLSQLMETWLDPLIELNKRGDPVEELLDYVQRKLDMSRDMPSESKLFAGEIIQGAPHMGPHLRGELKPLFDEKCAVILTWIKEGRLAPVDPAHLIFSIWSTTQHYADFEAQIGTLLTPDSAMHDAAAAHLEQMFRQLLTPTKS
- a CDS encoding Zn-dependent hydrolase, which encodes MPAPGQNLKINPDRLWDSLMEMAKIGPGVAGGNNRQTLTDEDAEGRALFQRWCEEAGCTMGLDQMGNMFARREGTDPDALPVYVGSHLDTQPTGGKYDGVLGVLGGLEILRTMNDLGIKTKHPVVVTNFTNEEGTRYAPAMLSSGVFAGVHSQDWAYAREDAAGKTFGDELSRIGWRGEEEVGARKMHAFFELHIEQGPILEAEGKDIGVVTHGQGLSWTQVTVTGKDAHTGSTPMPMRRNAGLGMARILEKVDEIAWSHKPHAVGAAGHIDVYPNSRNVIPGKVVFTVDFRSPELSVIEDMEARLRVEGQKIADDMGLDIAFEKVGGFDPVAFDEGCVTAVRAAAERLGYSHMNLISGAGHDACWINRVAPTAMVMCPCVDGLSHNEAEEITKEWAMAGADVLMHAVVETAQVVG